One Saccharopolyspora erythraea NRRL 2338 genomic region harbors:
- a CDS encoding GNAT family N-acetyltransferase, whose translation MARQLGTDRLILRTWHIDDAEAALGVYGNAEVTRWLSPIMEQVPDLPAMRLLLRQWISEDARAVPPVGRWCIQRREDNSVIGGATLLRLPPGNQDLEVGWHLHPDLWEHGYASETMFALAGWAFRHEVDELFAVVQPDNVQAAETVRENGMEWAGETDKYFGQRVELYRLRPADLDRSARRADLPPGFGAQ comes from the coding sequence ATGGCTCGGCAGCTGGGCACGGATCGGTTGATCCTGCGAACCTGGCACATCGACGACGCGGAAGCGGCGCTCGGCGTCTACGGGAACGCCGAGGTGACGCGGTGGCTGAGCCCGATCATGGAACAGGTCCCTGACCTTCCAGCCATGCGCCTGTTGCTGCGGCAGTGGATCTCCGAGGACGCCAGGGCGGTCCCGCCGGTTGGGCGTTGGTGCATCCAGCGGCGCGAGGACAACAGCGTGATCGGCGGCGCGACTCTGCTGCGGCTGCCGCCCGGCAACCAGGACCTCGAAGTCGGGTGGCACCTGCATCCGGACCTCTGGGAGCACGGCTACGCGAGTGAGACGATGTTCGCGCTTGCAGGGTGGGCGTTCCGGCACGAGGTCGATGAGCTTTTCGCGGTGGTCCAGCCGGACAACGTCCAGGCAGCTGAAACGGTGCGTGAAAACGGCATGGAATGGGCTGGGGAGACCGACAAGTACTTCGGGCAACGCGTGGAGCTTTACCGGCTTCGGCCAGCGGACCTCGACCGTTCAGCACGGCGCGCGGACCTGCCGCCCGGCTTCGGGGCGCAGTAG
- a CDS encoding SDR family oxidoreductase, translated as MSLFWSGEFFLLEHVTEKHFDTTFGANVRGMLFTVQKALPLLNDGASVILTGSTAAGSGGEAFGVYAASKAAVRSFSRTWANELKHRKIRVDTLVPGPIATPGTAGLAPNPDEAAKLWDFFASRVPLGRMGRPDEAAAAALFLAGDQSSFVTGTELFVDGGLNQISPPAAELGRRTRGEALGHREPRTAPVG; from the coding sequence GTGTCCCTATTTTGGAGTGGCGAATTCTTTCTTTTGGAGCATGTCACCGAAAAGCATTTCGACACCACCTTCGGCGCCAACGTGAGGGGCATGCTCTTCACCGTCCAAAAGGCGCTTCCCCTGCTGAATGACGGAGCCTCGGTGATCCTCACCGGCTCCACCGCGGCGGGTTCCGGTGGCGAGGCGTTCGGCGTCTATGCCGCGTCCAAGGCAGCCGTCCGTTCTTTTTCCCGAACCTGGGCCAATGAGCTCAAGCATCGCAAGATCCGTGTCGACACCCTCGTCCCCGGGCCCATCGCAACACCCGGCACCGCCGGCCTCGCCCCCAATCCGGATGAGGCAGCCAAGCTGTGGGACTTCTTCGCGAGCCGGGTTCCCCTGGGTCGCATGGGGCGCCCGGATGAGGCAGCCGCCGCGGCGCTCTTCCTCGCCGGCGACCAAAGCAGTTTCGTCACCGGTACCGAGCTCTTCGTCGACGGCGGCCTCAACCAGATCTCACCGCCCGCAGCTGAGCTCGGCCGACGAACCCGTGGAGAGGCATTGGGCCATCGGGAGCCGCGGACCGCCCCAGTGGGTTGA